The sequence ACCCAGGCCTTCAGACATGGGGTCTGCTCTGCAGGAacccctgcatcccagctgcaaGGTGCTGTGTGACGGGAGGCGGCAGCAGCTGGGTTGGCGCAGGGAGACAGGGCGACTTGAAAAGCAGGCTGGGGCCAAAGCATCTTGAAAACCCGAACCTAGTGGCGTGGCCTGGCTTGAGTGCTGTCCAGAGCCTCGCCCTTGGCCCCTGCACGGCCAGGCTTAACAGTGGCCAGCACCTCAGGGCCACCAGAGGCCCGGGGCCACCTGGCCTGGCTTGGCTTCCAGTGGCCCAGAGCTCCTGCTGGGCTCCTGCCGGGCTCCTGCCCCGCTCTGTGACCGCTCCTGGCTTTAGTGGGTTACGTGGGGGACACGGGTGGCTTCCACCCAGCGTGAGTGGTGCACATGGCTTAACACGCAGCTGCTAGCTGTGTATGggctgcatgtgtgtgtacatgtccatacgtgtgtgcatacatgcatgtgtgcacgcagtgtgcatgtgtgctgAGGTACATGCACGCACACGTGTGcattgtgtgcatgtatgcacattcatgcatatatatgtgtgcacgCAGGGGTGCATGGGTGTGAACCGCCTCCCACCCCATCCGTGTACCCATATTGCCTCTGCAGAGCTCCATGGGGGTCCTTGGCCAGCCAGGGCTGTGGTTGTCATTTTTGCCTTCCTTACGAAAcccaaaacaggctgggcgcagtggctcccagcacttcgggaggccgaggcgagtggatcacctgaggtcacgaatttgagaccagcctgaccaacatggagaaacaccacctctactaaaaatacaaaatcagccgggtctggtggcgcatgcctgtagtcccagcgactcgggaggctgaggcaggagaatcgcttgaatccaggaggcggaggttgtggtgagccgagattatgctgctgcactccagcctgggcaaaaagagcgaaactctatctgcaaaaacaaaacaaaaccccaaacagTAGTACTGAGTCAGTTCTCATCTGGGCAGCGACCTCTGGCATTTCAGACTCCTCCTCGGCCGTCTTTGTCTTCCCGGCATCCTCACTGAGAGCTGAGGcttgcttttctgtttcataGTTGAGGTGTTTATGGCCTGAGGGACCTTGTGTGTTGGGTGCAAAGTTACCAAGGGGTGGCGCCTTCTGACAGGAGTGCAGGGCCCTCCCCGCCCCCTGTGCTGTGTGGGGCCTGTGCCGGGGTGCGGGCTTGAGGGTGTGCCGGCCTTGCGTCGGTGTGGCCttcagtgtgtgtgagtgtttgcTGTTTCCAGGTGCAGCACCCTCCCAAACCAACCCACGGAACAGCCATGTTTTGTAACAGAGTTTTCTTAAACAGAGTCTCATCTGGGGGCAGTCTTGACCCACGGGACACTGGCCGTGTCTGGGGACATCTATGGTTGTCACAGTTCGGGGGGTGCTCCTGAGATGGAGTGGGCgggggccagggatgctgctgagcACCCCTCGGGGCCCAGCGTTCACACCCGTCAGTAGAGCTGAGGCCGCTCAGATCACATCCCCTCCATGCCACCACCCTTCCCTTCAGGGCGCGGTGAGGGAAGGGCGTGTGGGGGTCCCTCTGGGGAGAAGGTGGTCTCACCTGCACACCCACTCTCACCCCTCGTGTCCCGGAACTTGGGTGGGTTTGACCTTTTGTGGATGAGGTAAGGTCTGGGAGGCGGATCACTGCCTGAGACAGAATCAaagtccattttctttcttccgaAAAGGACGCAGCGTGGTTGAGAAAAGGACTGGGAGGAGGCAGCTGCCGCTGGGACTCCCCACTCGGGATGTGTTGGGTGTTCTGTGAGACCCCCCCAGGGAACACAGGTGCTGTGAGCAGTTCCTGGGCTTTGTCGAGGGCCTCCTGAAGGCAGCTGTGGCCACTGTGGGACCCACGCAGCCTGTCTCGCCTCCAGCAGCTGCCAGGCGAGGGGGCTTGCGACAGGCACCTGCACAACGATGTCCACTGTGGGCAGCAAGGAAGGTTCCAGAAAGCACAGGAGGGAGACTTGTGTTGGGGCCTCGGGGGCTTTGTGGAGCAGAGGCTGTGAGAGGAAGTGAGCTGGGTCCCAGCACCAGGCAGCCTTCAGGCAGCCGTGATTGGGACAGCACTGTGGGCAGAGGGCACAGCGTGCGACGTGTGTGGAAGTGGGGAGGTGCCAGAAGATTCAGAGACACAGGGTGGTGAAGGTGAGCCTGGAGAGGTGGGCTAGGGGCACGCAGGGAGGGGCGGTGACGCTTGAGTCTCTAGGCCAGCGGGGGCCTCAGCAGGGTTATTACTTGAGTAGGGAGTTGAGGcagtttctttttagaaattagaAGTTAGCTATTGTTGTGTAATAGTTTGCAACTTAAATTAACAAAACTTTGCAACTTAAATTAAGAAAACTTACTTCAGATAGTTTCTGAGGGTTGGGAATTTGGGAGCACTTGGTTGCGTGGTCCTGGATTGGGCTCTCTCAGAAGTTGTAGTCACGATACCAGCCAAGCAGGGCCACATCATTCGAAGGCTGGACCGGGGCTGGAGGAGCCTCTCACAGGCTGGCTCCCTCTAGTGGCTGTTGGTGGGAGGCCTCAGTTCCGTGGAGCTGCTGGAGGGTGCTCACAGCAGGGCGGCTGCCTTCCCCAGAGCCCGTGACCCCAGAGGGAGAGCAAGGATGCAGCCCTGTGCCTTTCGTGAACTAGCCTTGGAGATGGCACACTGTCACTTCCATCACATTCTGTTTGCTAGAAGCAGGTCACTAAGTCCAGCCCATCCTCAAGGGGAGGGGAGTTAGCCTCCAGTATTGGAAGGGATGAGCATCAGAGATTTGTGGACACATTGGAAAACCCAGCATTGACATCCCAGCACGTGGGGGTGAAGAAAAGTggggagacggagtctctgccCAGGAGGTGACCAGGTagtgagaggcagaggcaggagatggGCTGGAGTGAGGATCCCCCTGTCACCCAGAATGCGTGGGGGGCTCatctggaggctggggtggagagACAGCTGGCCACGTGGGCCCCTTTCCCGATAGTTTCTCCAGGCTGACTTGCTGGTCCTTTTGATTGTCTGGGGCCCTGGGACCCTCAGTGTGCCCATCTCTGAGATGGGGTGGTAGCGTACTCCTCTCTGGAAGCATCGTGGGTATTAGCAAGGTCATGGCAGACATGGAGACGTAAAGGGGTTCAGGCACGTGCTCAGGGCCACCTGCGGCAGGCACGACTGTCCTGGCTGACCCCGCCACAGCAccaagagggagaggggagagccTCGGGGGTTCTTGGCGTACGGGGGCAGGGTGGCCGGGGGCAGGGTGGCCGTGGCCACTGAGCAAAGCTCTGGGGAAGGGGGCGCCCAGCCCTTGGAGTGGTCTGTGCAGAGAAGCCCTTGGGGTGAGCCCATCTGTCGGGGCACCGCCGCCGCATCTGTGCGCTGTCCCTCTGGCGGCCATTGATCATGAACTGGTGTGGCCGTGGGGGAGCTGTGCAGTCCCAGCTGGGGGCCAGTGccgtgtggctttttttttttttttttttttttgagacggagtctggccctgccgcccaggctggagtgcagtggccggatctcagctcactgcaagctccgcctcccgggttcacgccattctcctgcctcagcctcccgagtagctgggactacaggcgccgccacctcgcctggctagtttttttgtatttttttagtagagacggggtttcaccgtgttagccaagatggtctcgatctcctgacctcgtgatccgcccgtctcggcctcccaaagtgctgggatgacaggcttgagccaccgcgcccggcccagtgccGTGTGGCTTGATTTGGCCTGAGACTGTGTGGTCTTTGACGTAAATACCAAATTGGCCCCCAGGAAAGTGTGTCCTCGCAGAACTTCTGGAAAAGGGTGGTTCCAATAAGACCCTGGCTTGGAGGAGAATGGGAAGGGCGCTTTGTAAACTCTTTCTGAGGAGTCAGGAGGCTGTGGCGTCTGCTGGAGACGGTCAGCCTCACGTGCTTTGGTTTCCTATGCTGGGCGCTGCAGCGTGGCGGGGTCTGGATGAGAGGGGGCAGCGGCACGAGAGCCGGGCCCCGACTGCCACCCGCCCTCACGTGCCCCGTCCCCAGGCACGGGCGAGAGCGGGAAGAGCACCTTCATCAAGCAGATGCGCATCATCCATGGCGCCGGCTACTCGGAGGAGGACAAGCGCAGCTTCACCAAGCTCGTCTACCAGAACATCTTCACCGCCATGCAGGCCATGATCCGGGCCATGGAGACGCTCAAGATCCTCTACAAGTACGAGCAGAACAAGGTGAGCCGCGGGCGCCTGGGGAGGGGAGCGCCTGGGCAGCTGTGGGCTTGGCAGTGAGCACGGTGGCCGCATTGCCGGGGTGGGGCTGTGCCGGGGGTCCCGGCCAGCCCAGGCTACCCCTGGTCATCCATCCGTTCCTCTCATGGACGTGGAAACAGCAACCACCGCCTTCCTGGGGGCCAGCTGGAGAATTGTGACGGGCATTGCATGGCCGAGCcccacagcctccctcccaagtagctgtgggctcaggtgatcccacctcagcctcccgggtagctgggactacaggtgcaccaccacgcctagctactttttgtaatttttgtagagatggaatttcacatgttgcccaggctggtcttgaactcctgggctcaagcagtcctcctgctttggcctcccacagtgctgggattacaggtatgagccaccatgcctggcctccgccctggtttttttgttcttttttttaataaagtagaGGTTGTTTGATGCCCTGTTTTTAAATCAcagctttattgagttataattcaCATTCTATGTACTTTACTTGCTTAAAGGGTATAATCTGGTGGTTTTCGATATGTTTGCATAGTCGTGCAGCCATCACCGCTGTCGGATTCCGGAACGTTTCATCTTCCCAAAGGAAACCCCTTCCCCATTGGCTATTActtccaccccctcctccagccccggTACCCACACATCCGCTTCCTGCCTCTGTGGCTCGGCCTGTCCTGAACATTTCATAGAAATAGGATTGCACACTGTGTGGCGTTTTGTGTCCAGCGTCTGTCACTGAGCGTGACGTCCTCAAGGTGCATCCACACTGTGACGTGTGTCAGAGCCTCGTCCCTGTTCATGGCTGAGTCATGTTCCAGCGCATGGAGGGACCGTGTATGTGCCCATTTATCCCCTGGCGGACGTGTGAGCGCCTTCATGTGTGTGCTGTTGGGAATGGAGCTGCTGTGACCGTCTGTGGACATGTGTTTATGTGGACCACGTGTTCCCTTCCCTCAGTTGCATACTATGCCCGGGAGCGGAATCGCTGGGTCCCAGGGTTACCCTGAATTTGCCCTCTGAGAAGCCTCCAGTTTCCCTGAGTGGCCGCCCTATGGGGCAGGCCCAGCAGCCGTGCAGCCGTGGCTCCTGCCAGTGGCCTCCCTGGGGCCTTCTAGCCGAGGGGCCGTTGATCCCGCTTTTGTAGCCCTGTTTTCAAGGATGGGGCTCTTGTGCTTAGATCTTGGTTTGCCACTTGCCCTGTCTCCCGCTGTGATCTCCTCCAGCTGTGGCCCCCTCTGAGCGTCCACATTCATGTTTGGGCATAGATCTCCATCAACATCTGAAACAGGTATCTGCAAACTACAGACTGATTTTGTCGATAAAGTTTTATTGGTACTTACCCatttctgccatgttgcccatggtgcttcggcagcagcagcagagctGAGTGCTGGAGACGGTCCGTGTGGTCGGGACAGCTGGGCGTGCTCTCTGGCTCTCTGCAGAAGCAGATTGCTGATCCCTAATCTGGAAGTTTCCAGGAAGTGGGATTTTTGGGGTTTGTGTCTCTTTTTCCAAGTCCCCCTAGGTGTGCTTATCCCAGGCCAGATTgagaggctgggggcagggcaAGGGGAGGGCTGAAGTTGGAGTCGGGGCCAGGGAGCTTTGCTCAGAGGGGACAAGCAAGGGCTGAGTCTCCACTCTGGGGGGCCTGGGAGGGCCCCATGGCTCCCAGAGCCCAGGGCAAGACTCCCTTCTTTCCCATCTGGGTCCCACCCAGTATGTCCCCTCCCCAGTCCCTCAGCCAAACTGTGGCTGGTCATGTCGGCTTGTGCCCCCGGGGGACGGGGATACGGAGCGTCAGGAGGGGAATGGACAGTCCCCTACGGTGTCTGCCGCTGaagggtgtgcgtgtgtgtgtgcaagcaCGTGTCTGTGCGGTTGGCCTGCCTTTGTGACAGGGCAGCAAGCTGGGGCCTGAGGCCGCCCACTGCCCAGGGTTGCGTGAGGGGGAGGCGGCTCGTGTTGGGGCAGCGGGTGAACTGTTGGTAAACTGTTGAGTGCGGCGGCTCGGGGGCCGCATGCCGTCCTTAGCACCGGGTGTGGTGCTTGTCCTTGATGGTGTTTGATAAGCAGTTTTTGGATGAAAGAGAGAAGCCAGGCGGGGCAGAAACTGAGTCTGGAGCTGCACACTGCGGGCGGTGCCGCTGGTTGCAACGCCCTGTGTCTGGGCTTCTTGCCTCCCAGTGTCTCTGGAGGCAGTGAGTGCTGGGGCTGTTCGCCCGCTCTGGGCGCCGCCGCCGTCTGTTCTGTTGTCGTGCTCCATCGTGCTCGGTGCTGCACTGCCCTCCTGCGGGTCCCGGGTTTGAAGCGTGTGTGTCCCACGCGTGCTTGTTCCCCACGCcgtcccctccccacctctgaGAAGTGAATCGAAGCCCGGCCTCCCGGCACCCTGCAGACAGCACCACTGGGAGACTTTGGTTTTGGAGCCTTGTTGGAGGAACCGCACTGCGAGGCAGCCTCGTGTTTTTCTGACACATGGTTACACGAAACTGTCAGTGGTCCTGACTGCGCAGCCTGCAGAATGCTGCCCAGGCCAGCCAGGCTTGGAAGAGGGGCCGCTCGAGCTTTCTGGTGGCTCCGTGGCCCCTGGTGAGCTCTCGGCCTCTCCCCTGCCCGCCCTCGCAGGCCAATGCGCTCCTGATCCGGGAGGTGGACGTGGAGAAGGTGACCACCTTCGAGCATCAGTACGTCAGCGCCATCAAGACCCTGTGGGACGACCCCGGCATCCAGGAGTGCTACGACCGCAGGCGCGAGTACCAGCTCTCCGACTCTGCCAAGTAGTAAGTGCGGCCGCACCGGAGGCGGCATGGGAACGGTGGCTGCGGGCCGGCGCCCGGGACCCTTCGGGAAGCCCTCCGCAGCGCCTGTGGTGCCCCCTGCCCGCTCGCCTGGGGCAGGGACATGGTGGGCCCCAGCTACCTGGCCGGAGGGACCAGAGCAGAGCAGACCCTGGACGGGCCATGCTTTGGCAGGAGCCCGTGGACTCTGGTGTGACACTGGCCTCCTTGTACGCCTGGCCCTGCCACTACCCTCCCTGGGTCAGGACTGAGCTCCTGGCCACCCTCGGTGCTGGAGCCTGGCCTGTGGCCTGTGGCGCAAACCCACAGTCTCCTAGAAGGGCCGTGGGATGGGAGGTGGATACACCCTGGGCTGTCTCACTCCTGCCTGTGGCATCGTCCCCAGAGCCACGTCTCCCACTAGTGACTGGCTGTGACCCTGACTGATGTTGGGGTTCTCCCAGTCTCTGGGCCTGGGATAGGGGATGACTTGTGTGCTGACAGTTGGCCGGGCCATGGCTGCAGGAGGCCCCCGCGCGGCAGGCTGTGCATTGCTGCCCTCCATGCTTGGCAGGCAGAGGCCCTAAGGGGACAAGGACAGGCCCATCCCCCGCCCCTCCTCTTCCGTGTGTTCCCTGCCtctgggaggctgtgggagggCCCAGATAACCAAGCACTTGCAGCCAAATGCCAGGGCCTGCGGGTGGTGCCGGAAAGGTCTGTGCAGGCACCCGGCCTCCCAGGCAGACCACTCGAGAGTCGCCCCACTCAGGACTGCCCAGGGCGTCAGAAATGGGAAACGGTCACAGCCCAGAGGGCCTCAGGAGACCCTCTGATGCCAGGTGGGGTCCCAGAGAGGGGTCGCGGGCTGAGCAGGAAAAGGCATGAGGGGAACCGAGGAAGCCGGAATCAGGCGTGGACTTCAGTAGCTGCGCTGTGTAGACGTTGGCTTGTTGCTCTGGGTGGTTGCTGCACCCCCGGACGGGGGCAGCTGGCCTGAGCGACCCCCGCTGTGTTGCAGCTACCTGACCGACGTGGACCGCATCGCAACCTCGGGCTACCTGCCCACCCAGCAGGACGTGCTGCGGGTCCGCGTGCCCACCACCGGCATCATCGAATACCCTTTCGACCTGGAGAACATCATCTTCAGGTACCGCCCGGGCCGCAGCAGGCGGGGGCCGCTGAGAGGCTCCTTTGCCTGCTGTGTCAGCTCACGCCTGCGcacccagcgctctgggaggccaaggcgggaggatcgcctgagtcccggagttggagaccaccctgggcaacatagcaagacctcgtctctaaaaaaatttgaaaagttagccgggtgtggtggtgcgcacctgtggtcccagctactcaggaggctgaggcaggagaatcgctcaggcccaggaggtcgaggctgaagtgagccatgatggcgccgccactggactccagcctgggcgacagagggagaccctgtcttgtccttattaaagaaaaagaagcccaTGAGTCTTCATCCTCAGGGTGTGTTTGACCAGGCCGGGAGATAAGATTTCTCTCTAAGTATGTGTGAGCCAGGGCCGCACAGGGAAGGAGCTGTGGGGGTGTGGGGGTTGTAGCCACATCCATCCAGACTGGGAGCCAAAGAGACCTGGCGGGGAGGACATTGGACGGGGTCTCCACAACGGGCCAGGGCCTGGATGGAGCGACCATGGGGCTGGGGTCTGGAGTGTTGGCTGGAGGAGGGGGTGCCGCAGGCTGCGGGAGGGGTCGTAGGGACTGAGGCTGCCAGGGCAGGGGGGTCATGGGAATTGAGGCTGCTGGGGAGGGGGGTTCATAGGTACCCAGGGTGTGAGGGGAGGGGGGTCATAGGGACCGAGGCTGCGAGGGGAGGGGGGTCATAGGGACCGAGGCTGCCAGGGGAGGGGGGTCATAGGGACCGAGGCTGCCAGGGGAGGGGGGTCATAGGGACCGAGGCTACGAGGGGAGGGGGGTCATAGGGACCGAGGCTGCCAGGGGAGGGGGGTCATAGGGACCGAGGCTGCGAGGGGAGGGGGGTCATAGGGACCGAGGCTGCCAGGGGAGGGGGATCATAGGGACCGAGGCCTCAAGTGGAAGGGAAGTCGTAGGAACTGAAGCTGTGAGGGGAGGAGTGGTCATAGGGACCGAGGCTGCGAGGGGAGGGGATGTCATAGGGACCGAGGCAGCGAGGTGAGGGGGTTCATAGGGCCTGAGGAGGGAGAGGACGAGGGGTCGTAGGGACCGAGGCTGCCAGGGGAGGGGTTCATAgggactgaggagggaggagggctcCAGGCTGGGGTGGAGGTGCTGGGTGGTGTGGGCTGGATTCTGTTCTTCATGGGCTGCCCCTGTGGATCCCGTCTGGTCTCCGGGGCTCCAGGTCCACTGTGGCTGGGGGCCGGCCAGCAGAGCAGAGTTCTCCCTGGGGACCCTCCGTGGGTCCTGTGCCGGGTAGGCTGCGCAGCTGGCTGGACTCTGCTGTCTCTGGGAGTGTGGACCCTGcctgcctggccctggccccGTACAACATCTCCAGTGCTAAGGCCCTGGCTGCGGTCGGGCCGCTGAGGGGCCGGGCTGGGCGTGCCTGTCCTGGGCTGCTGGGGCCAGGTGTGAGACTCCCTCCGCAGGCCTTATTCCCGCCcagtgcttgaggccagaaggCTGAGATGCAGGTGTGGGTGGGACCGGGTCCTTCTGAGGCGGAGGGGATCTGCCCAGGCCTCACCCGGCTCCTAGTGGTGGCTGcatccttggcttgtggccacgtTGCCCCATCCCTGCCCCCTCTTCATGCGGCGTCCTGCCTGCATGCGTCTTTGCCTCTGTTCTCTTATCACCTGTCCTTGGCCAGGGCCACCCTACCTCTGTGTGACGTCATCTTAACCGGTGACATCTGCACAGACCCCGTTTCCGGATCAGAACCGTCCCCGGGTTCTGCAGGGGACGATTCTGCAGTGCAAGCTCGCCCTGGCACTGGGCCTCGTGAGGGAATGATGCCTCCCGGCCAGGGTGTCCCCACCCAGCTGGTGCACGGCCGAGGCCGTCGTGAGGGTTCCAGGAAGTCTGTGGGGTTTTCCTTGAGGGCCCTGCCCTGAAACCCACCCCAGGGCTGGGGGCGCCACCCCCTGCCGTCCGTCTGTTCTCCCCGCCTGTcctcccagctcggcctcccagcgCAGGCAGGGAGGGTGCGGCGTGAGGATGGAGGCAGGGACGGAGCAgcgtggccacaagccaaggaatgccaagctCTGGGTGGCTCCTGGGACCAGAGCAGGCCGGGCCGCAGAAGCTGTGGTGTCCTCTCTGGACATGGGCGATGGTGTATGTTGTTTCAGGAATgcaagtttttcttgttttttattcacACGGGGCCCATGACCCCGGGATAAAGCTGAGGCTAGCTGGGCACAGGCCAGGGTGTGGCATGaccatcccctccccacctcgTGTCTCAGGGTCCCCTCGCAGCGCCACGCTGGCTCCTTCACAGCGCAGGCCTCTGTGTTCTCTGTCAGAAATGTCCTGTCCCCTCCCTGAGCTCAGGCCAGGTGTGTCACCTCCCCACCACCTTCCGGGCCCTTCCCAGCTCCGGCTGTGCCCTCTGTGCTGGGTGCAGAGCCCCGTCCTGAGCCCAGTCCTCTGCCACCGTCATTTCTCTGCCAGCCGCCTCTGTCTGCCATGAGCCAGCAGAGGGCCGGCCAGGTGCTCtgggatgcagctggaggccagaTCCCTGTCTGGAGGCCTTGAAGGCTGGTGGGATCGCCCCAGTGCATGAGGAGGGTCTCCTGCCCTCTCAGGTGGGGACAAGACACAGGGGGACCTGGATCCCAGCCCTGCCGGCTGCCACAGGCATGCAGGAGACTCCTCACACTCCAGATGGGCTGTGGCCTGGTGTCGGCACACCCATTGCCCTCCCGCCTGGCCGCAGCTGCTGGTGCGGGCCCTCTTGTCCCTTAGAGTCACCTGGCACATCTGTCATCCACCTGTGCCTGCTGGACTCCTCTGCAGACCAGACCAGGTGGATTTCACGGCTCACGTGCCCAAGGCAGCCCGGCTGTCCTCGGCAGAGCTGCAGGGACCCCGGCCttccctggggcctggggccGAGGCCTGAGCGGCACTCTCCGCTTCTGCCTTTGTATTCTTTCAAGAAGACCAAAGTGCCTTTCCTCATTACAGAAAACTTAGAAAAGTCACAAGTAGAAAGAGGTAAACCTCCTGTAAGGAACCCACGCCCACAGGTACCATCTGAGCTGATTTTTTCTCCCGTTTGTGTGTGGCCCGAGAGTGTGAGGTTGGGCTGCTCACCAGGTGGGGCTGCTCTCCTGCCCCAGGACGATACCAGCAACTCTGCCCTCTGCAGCCGTCACTGGGGGTCCTGCAGGGGGCAACTGTGGCATCAGTGTTTACTCCTGTGAGCGACACTTGGTGAACATCTGTGTCTCTGGCCCTAGCGAGGGGAAAGGCTTCTGTACTCAGGGTGACATCCAGATGCCGGACGTAGGGTCTGTGGTCACCCATCGCAGGTTCCCGCAGCAACTGGCGCCCAGAATCCTCTGGGTTCTCGCACCCCCACCCTAGCgcccggtcccctgggcccagtGGTCTCGGGCCCCTTTGCCAGTGAGGGAAGGGTCTGCAGTGGTCACTTCTGGAGGCGGGGCGGCTGCTCTCTGAGCGTCCTTGCCGGTTCTAACAGTGGGGGCTCTTCCTGCTCCAGCCGCTGTCAGTCTGGTATGGCAGGAGGGTCCTGTGTGGTAGCCGTCCTGGGATTGCAGACTGGGCCTTGGGGCCCCAGGTGGCTGAGTCCTGGCGCTGTGTCCTTTCAGGATGGTGGATGTGGGCGGCCAGCGGTCGGAGCGGAGGAAGTGGATCCACTGCTTTGAGAACGTGACATCCATCATGTTTCTCGTCGCCCTCAGTGAATACGACCAAGTCCTGGTGGAGTCGGACAATGAGGTGGGCCCTGCCCTGAGCAGGGGCAGCATGGGGGACCGGGCCTTCTCCACTTGCTGAGCCTGGGTCCCCTCACTCGGGTCCCCTCAGCTGCCCCTCGGGCTGTGTGCAGGGGGGAGGGCCCCTCTGATCCCCGGTGCCTTCGCTTCCGCCAGAACCGGATGGAGGAGAGCAAAGCCCTGTTCCGGACCATCATCACCTACCCCTGGTTCCAGAACTCCTCCGTCATCCTGTTCCTCAACAAGAAGGACCTGCTGGAGGACAAGATCCTGTACTCGCACCTGGTGGACTACTTCCCCGAGTTCGACGGTGCGCTGGGCTGCGGCACGGGGGACTCGGGTGGGAGGGGTCCTGTGGGGCGGGGGACTCGGGTGGGAGGGGTCTCCCGGGGCGGGGGACTCGGGTGGGAGGGGTCCTGTGGGGCGGGGGATCTCGGGTGGGAGGGGTCCTGTGGGGCGGGGGATCTCAGGTGGGAGGGGTCCTGTGGGGCGGGGGACTCGGGTGGGAGGGGTCTCCCGGGGCGGGGGATCGCGGGTGGGAGGGGTCCTGTGGGGTGGGGGATCTCGGGTGGGAGGGATCTCCCGGGGCGGGGGACTCGGGTGGGAGGGGTCTCCCGGGGCGGGGGACTCGGGTGGGAGGGGTCTCATACCAGGAGGGCACCATGGGGAGGGGGAGTTTTGTATCGGTGGCTGTCATACGGGAGGGAGTTGTCGTATGGGGGTGTCCTGTATAGGTGATCCCGTATGGGAGGGTCTCACAGGAAGGGTTCATGCACACTGTCAGCGCAGCCCCGTGGGGACCTTGGTGGTAGCCCCGGCGTCCTCCTCTGTGCGTAAGTGCCCGCAGGCTTGGGCCCCTCCCTCACTGTGTGGCCCCTGCCCCTCGGGGCGGTCAGGGCAGCTGAGCACTGAGAGTCTTCACATGCCCAGCCCTCTCTGGGCCTGCAGATGACGGTCAGGGGAGGGTGTCGTGTGCCCTTTTCT comes from Macaca fascicularis isolate 582-1 chromosome 19, T2T-MFA8v1.1 and encodes:
- the GNA11 gene encoding guanine nucleotide-binding protein subunit alpha-11 codes for the protein MTLESMMACCLSDEVKESKRINAEIEKQLRRDKRDARRELKLLLLGTGESGKSTFIKQMRIIHGAGYSEEDKRSFTKLVYQNIFTAMQAMIRAMETLKILYKYEQNKANALLIREVDVEKVTTFEHQYVSAIKTLWDDPGIQECYDRRREYQLSDSAKYYLTDVDRIATSGYLPTQQDVLRVRVPTTGIIEYPFDLENIIFRMVDVGGQRSERRKWIHCFENVTSIMFLVALSEYDQVLVESDNENRMEESKALFRTIITYPWFQNSSVILFLNKKDLLEDKILYSHLVDYFPEFDGPQRDAQAAREFILKMFVDLNPDSDKIIYSHFTCATDTENIRFVFAAVKDTILQLNLKEYNLV